A single region of the Pseudomonas granadensis genome encodes:
- a CDS encoding triphosphoribosyl-dephospho-CoA synthase has protein sequence MHAFNLQAQPLSLADRLADLAVDALIDEADLSPKPALVDRRGNGAHTDLHLGLMHASALALWPAFKEMAEAAHDIGEVGLPLREAIGRIGREGEQAMLATTNGVNTHRGAIWALGLLVTAAALRPVSIALCAARLALLDDRYAPKPLSHGAQVAQRYGARGAREEAQLGFPSVLQRGLPQLQNSRANGVGEQNARLDALLAIMTELADTCVLYRAGEQGLHAMQSGAQAVLDAGGSASLTGRRRLHELDQQLIALNASPGGAADLLAATLLLDRIERDGILQGAF, from the coding sequence ATGCACGCATTCAACCTGCAAGCACAACCGCTGTCGCTCGCTGACCGCTTGGCCGATCTGGCGGTGGACGCGTTGATCGACGAAGCCGACCTGTCGCCGAAACCGGCGCTGGTCGACCGTCGCGGCAACGGCGCCCACACCGATCTGCACCTGGGCCTGATGCACGCTTCGGCGCTGGCGTTGTGGCCGGCGTTCAAGGAAATGGCCGAGGCTGCGCATGACATTGGCGAAGTCGGTTTGCCGTTACGCGAAGCGATTGGCCGGATCGGTCGCGAAGGCGAGCAGGCGATGCTCGCAACCACTAACGGTGTGAATACGCATCGCGGCGCGATCTGGGCCTTGGGTCTGCTGGTCACTGCCGCCGCTCTGCGACCGGTGTCCATCGCTCTCTGTGCAGCACGCCTGGCGCTGCTCGACGACCGCTACGCACCGAAGCCACTCAGCCACGGCGCCCAAGTCGCCCAGCGTTACGGCGCGCGCGGTGCTCGCGAGGAAGCGCAACTCGGCTTCCCCTCGGTGCTGCAACGCGGCTTGCCGCAATTGCAGAACAGCCGCGCCAACGGCGTCGGCGAACAGAACGCCCGGCTCGACGCCTTGCTGGCGATCATGACCGAACTGGCCGACACCTGCGTGCTCTACCGCGCCGGCGAACAAGGCCTGCACGCCATGCAAAGCGGCGCGCAAGCGGTGCTCGACGCCGGTGGCAGTGCCAGCCTTACAGGCCGCCGCCGATTGCACGAACTGGATCAACAACTCATCGCATTGAATGCCTCGCCCGGTGGCGCCGCCGACTTGCTCGCCGCGACGCTGCTGCTCGATCGAATCGAGCGCGACGGCATTCTTCAGGGAGCGTTTTGA
- the mdcA gene encoding malonate decarboxylase subunit alpha — MTTIISPDSRWTRRRDEKQRRLDKVRGLADGAVLPSDKIVAALEALIHPGDRVVLEGNNQKQADFLSRSLAKADPQKLHDLHMIMPSVGRSEHLDLFERGIARKLDFSFAGTQSLRISQLLEDGLLEVGAIHTYIELYARLVVDLIPNVVLSAGFMADRAGNIYTGPSTEDTPALIEPAAFSDGIVIVQVNQLVDDVSELPRVDIPASWVDFVVVADKPFYIEPLFTRDPRHIKPVHVLMAMMAIRGIYEKHNVQSLNHGIGFNTAAIELILPTYGESLGLKGKICRNWTLNPHPTLIPAIESGWVESVHCFGTELGMENYIAARPDVFFTGRDGSLRSNRMVCQLAGQYAVDLFIGATLQVDGDGHSSTVTRGRLAGFGGAPNMGHDPRGRRHGTPAWLDMRHGDAPQPMLERGKKLVVQMVETFQEGGKPTFVETLDAVEVAKKSGMPLAPIMIYGDDVTHLLTEEGIAYLYKARSLEERQAMIAAVAGVTAIGLRHNPKDTERMRREGLIALPEDLGIRRTDATRELLAAKSVADLVEWSGGLYNPPAKFRSW; from the coding sequence ATGACAACAATAATTTCCCCCGACTCGCGCTGGACGCGGCGGCGCGATGAGAAGCAGCGCCGGCTCGACAAGGTACGCGGGCTGGCCGATGGAGCGGTGTTGCCCAGCGACAAGATCGTCGCCGCGCTCGAAGCGCTGATCCATCCCGGCGACCGTGTGGTGCTGGAGGGTAACAACCAGAAGCAGGCGGATTTTCTTTCGCGTTCCCTGGCCAAGGCCGACCCGCAAAAGCTTCACGACCTGCACATGATCATGCCCAGCGTTGGTCGCTCCGAGCACCTGGATCTGTTCGAACGCGGCATCGCCCGCAAGCTCGATTTCTCTTTCGCCGGCACCCAGAGCCTGCGCATCAGCCAGTTGCTTGAAGATGGCTTGCTGGAAGTCGGCGCGATCCACACTTACATCGAACTCTATGCGCGGCTGGTAGTGGACCTGATTCCCAACGTCGTGCTCTCGGCCGGGTTCATGGCCGACCGCGCCGGCAACATCTACACCGGCCCGAGCACCGAAGACACTCCGGCACTGATCGAACCGGCCGCGTTCAGCGACGGCATCGTCATCGTTCAGGTCAACCAATTGGTCGACGACGTCAGCGAACTGCCGCGCGTGGACATTCCCGCCTCATGGGTCGATTTCGTCGTGGTGGCCGACAAGCCGTTCTACATCGAACCGTTGTTCACTCGCGACCCGCGCCACATCAAGCCTGTGCATGTGCTGATGGCGATGATGGCGATTCGCGGGATCTACGAAAAACACAACGTGCAGTCGCTCAACCACGGCATCGGTTTCAACACCGCCGCCATTGAGCTGATCCTGCCGACCTACGGCGAATCCCTCGGCCTCAAAGGCAAGATCTGCCGCAACTGGACCCTCAACCCGCACCCGACGCTGATCCCGGCGATCGAAAGCGGCTGGGTCGAAAGCGTGCATTGCTTCGGCACTGAACTGGGCATGGAGAACTACATCGCCGCCCGGCCAGACGTGTTCTTCACCGGCCGCGACGGCTCGCTGCGCTCCAACCGTATGGTCTGCCAACTCGCCGGGCAGTACGCGGTTGACCTGTTTATCGGCGCGACGCTGCAGGTCGATGGCGACGGGCATTCCTCGACCGTTACCCGTGGCCGTCTCGCCGGTTTCGGTGGCGCACCGAACATGGGCCACGACCCGCGTGGTCGCCGTCACGGCACTCCGGCGTGGCTGGATATGCGGCACGGCGATGCGCCGCAACCGATGCTCGAACGCGGCAAGAAACTCGTGGTGCAAATGGTCGAGACGTTCCAGGAGGGCGGCAAACCGACCTTCGTCGAAACCCTCGACGCGGTCGAAGTGGCGAAGAAAAGCGGCATGCCGCTGGCGCCGATCATGATCTACGGCGACGACGTTACTCACCTGCTGACCGAAGAAGGCATTGCCTATCTGTACAAGGCGCGCTCGCTGGAAGAACGTCAGGCGATGATCGCCGCCGTAGCCGGCGTCACCGCGATCGGCCTGCGCCACAACCCGAAAGATACCGAACGCATGCGCCGCGAAGGCCTGATTGCCTTGCCCGAAGACCTCGGCATTCGCCGCACCGACGCGACCCGCGAACTGCTCGCGGCGAAAAGCGTGGCGGATCTGGTCGAGTGGTCCGGTGGCCTGTACAACCCGCCCGCCAAATTCAGGAGCTGGTAA
- a CDS encoding DUF6124 family protein, producing the protein MFKVTPNPPLTDPASPYESTDSKKFHEAAERALDHYLGPTNADLMATPYTPNTLYMANPNADTESLLADASETLGSATVMLNNHAAMVEGTHRKTVQGIAQVVMVAEMAVNRVLDRLVPTD; encoded by the coding sequence ATGTTCAAAGTAACGCCTAACCCCCCGCTCACCGACCCCGCATCCCCCTACGAATCCACCGACTCAAAGAAATTCCACGAAGCCGCCGAACGCGCGCTCGACCACTACCTCGGTCCGACCAACGCCGACCTCATGGCCACGCCCTACACCCCCAACACGCTGTATATGGCCAACCCAAATGCCGACACCGAATCTCTGCTGGCCGACGCCAGCGAAACCCTCGGCTCGGCCACCGTCATGCTCAACAATCATGCGGCGATGGTGGAGGGTACGCACCGCAAGACTGTGCAAGGTATCGCGCAGGTGGTGATGGTGGCGGAGATGGCTGTGAATCGTGTGTTGGACAGGTTGGTGCCGACTGACTGA
- a CDS encoding chemotaxis protein CheW: MHEHGHSLRSSQLTGLLLPLADRNLILPNVAVAELIDYQASAFDLDTPPWYLGRVTWRERQIPLISFESACGQKIVIGERVRIVILNALGGLPELRFIALLVQGIPRSYKLDSQLSYVDVPLCGLERAAVQVGEQVAKIPDLLALEQLLAEAGLVH, translated from the coding sequence ATGCATGAACACGGGCACTCGTTGCGCAGCAGCCAACTCACCGGCCTGTTGTTGCCACTGGCGGACCGCAATCTGATCCTGCCCAACGTCGCCGTCGCCGAACTGATCGACTACCAGGCCAGCGCCTTCGACCTTGACACGCCACCGTGGTATCTGGGCCGGGTGACATGGCGCGAGCGGCAGATCCCACTGATCAGTTTCGAGTCGGCGTGTGGGCAGAAGATTGTCATTGGCGAGCGGGTGCGCATCGTGATCTTGAATGCGCTGGGCGGGTTGCCGGAGCTGAGATTCATCGCATTGCTGGTGCAGGGCATCCCGCGCTCGTACAAACTCGACAGCCAGTTGAGTTATGTCGACGTGCCGCTGTGCGGGCTGGAGCGGGCGGCGGTACAGGTCGGCGAACAGGTGGCGAAAATCCCGGATCTGTTGGCGCTGGAGCAGTTGTTGGCGGAGGCGGGGCTGGTTCACTGA